One Roseomonas sp. OT10 DNA window includes the following coding sequences:
- the cydB gene encoding cytochrome d ubiquinol oxidase subunit II, whose translation MAEIFDAHAVALIWALLIATAVFLYVVMDGFDLGIGILFPVLKDKHDRDVAVNTVAPVWDGNETWLVLGGGGLLAVFPLAYATILPALYMPLILMLLALVFRGVSFEMRFRAETPKQQLWWDRAFSWGSYVAAFTQGIALGAFVQGIEVQGRAYAGGWWDWLTPFSLLTGLALVTGYGVLGACWLVWKTEGGLHERARTQARVMGGVLLFFVFAVSVAMPFLQPAFHARWLTFPNLLLAAPVPILVILLAWFFFRALDEADQHGLWADAKPFVLALGLFLLCYLGLGISMWPWIVPPSVSIWDAAAPRDSQLFLLVGAAVLIPIILAYTGYVYWLFRGKVRADAGYH comes from the coding sequence ATGGCCGAGATCTTCGACGCCCACGCGGTCGCCCTGATCTGGGCGCTGCTGATCGCCACCGCCGTCTTCCTCTACGTGGTGATGGACGGCTTCGACCTGGGCATCGGCATCCTCTTCCCCGTGCTGAAGGACAAGCACGACCGCGACGTGGCGGTGAACACCGTCGCCCCCGTCTGGGACGGCAACGAGACCTGGCTGGTGCTGGGCGGCGGCGGGCTGCTGGCGGTCTTCCCGCTGGCCTATGCCACCATCCTGCCCGCGCTCTACATGCCGCTGATCCTGATGCTGCTGGCCCTCGTCTTCCGCGGCGTCTCCTTCGAGATGCGCTTCCGGGCGGAGACGCCGAAGCAGCAGCTCTGGTGGGACCGCGCCTTCTCCTGGGGCTCCTACGTCGCGGCCTTCACCCAGGGCATCGCGCTCGGCGCCTTCGTCCAGGGCATCGAGGTCCAGGGCCGCGCCTATGCCGGCGGCTGGTGGGACTGGCTGACGCCCTTCTCGCTGCTGACGGGCCTCGCGCTCGTCACCGGCTACGGCGTGCTCGGCGCCTGCTGGCTGGTGTGGAAGACGGAGGGCGGGCTGCACGAGCGGGCGCGCACCCAGGCGCGGGTGATGGGCGGCGTGCTGCTGTTCTTCGTCTTCGCCGTCTCCGTCGCCATGCCCTTCCTGCAGCCGGCCTTCCACGCGCGCTGGCTGACCTTCCCGAACCTGCTCCTCGCCGCCCCCGTGCCGATCCTGGTGATCCTGCTCGCCTGGTTCTTCTTCCGCGCGCTGGATGAGGCGGACCAGCATGGGCTCTGGGCGGATGCGAAGCCCTTCGTCCTGGCGTTGGGGCTGTTCCTGCTCTGCTACCTCGGGCTGGGCATCAGCATGTGGCCCTGGATCGTGCCGCCCTCCGTCTCGATCTGGGACGCCGCCGCGCCGCGCGACAGCCAGCTCTTCCTGCTGGTCGGCGCGGCGGTGCTGATCCCGATCATCCTGGCCTATACCGGCTACGTGTACTGGCTGTTCCGCGGCAAGGTGCGCGCGGATGCCGGGTACCACTGA
- a CDS encoding cytochrome ubiquinol oxidase subunit I yields the protein MLESLLPSALDLARFQFAFVVVWHFIFPAFTIGLASFLAVLEGLWLWTGRSVYLDVFRYWLKIFAIAFAMGVVSGIVMSYQFGTNWSVFSDKAGPVIGPLMGYEVLTAFFLEAGFLGVMLFGLGRVGKGLHFAATLLVAIGTSISAFWILSVNSWMQTPAGFTIDEHGRFLPADWWAIIFNPSFPFRYAHTVTAAYLTTAAIVGAVGAYHLLRDWQAARASVRAAPGPNERAKVMFSMAMWMLAVVAPVQMVLGDLHGNNTFHHQPAKLAAMEGHFETQRGAPAILFGIPSAEEERVKLEIGIPNLASLYLTHEWNGEVRGLKDIPRDHWPTNIPLVFFSFRIMVGMGLLMIGLGLAGLLLRVRGRLYDTPWLLRAAIAMGPSGIVAVTAGWIVTEAGRQPFTVYGHLRTADSVAPIAAPAVAASLAAFAVVYFVVFGAGIWYLFKLFGKTPEPHEEGPRTDKPIRSAGITPAPSAQHGADTRPQPQPAE from the coding sequence ATGCTTGAATCCCTGCTGCCCAGCGCGCTCGACCTCGCGCGCTTCCAGTTCGCCTTCGTGGTGGTGTGGCACTTCATCTTCCCCGCCTTCACCATCGGCCTGGCCTCCTTCCTCGCGGTGCTGGAGGGGCTGTGGCTTTGGACGGGGCGGTCGGTCTACCTGGACGTCTTCCGCTACTGGCTGAAGATCTTCGCCATCGCCTTCGCCATGGGCGTCGTCTCGGGCATCGTCATGTCCTACCAGTTCGGCACCAACTGGTCGGTCTTCTCCGACAAGGCCGGGCCGGTGATCGGGCCGCTGATGGGCTATGAGGTGCTGACAGCCTTCTTCCTGGAGGCGGGCTTCCTCGGTGTGATGCTGTTCGGGCTGGGCCGCGTGGGCAAGGGGCTGCACTTCGCCGCCACGCTGCTGGTGGCCATCGGCACCTCGATCTCCGCCTTCTGGATCCTGTCGGTGAACTCCTGGATGCAGACGCCTGCGGGCTTCACCATCGACGAGCACGGGCGGTTCCTGCCGGCGGACTGGTGGGCGATCATCTTCAACCCCTCCTTCCCCTTCCGCTACGCGCACACCGTCACCGCCGCCTACCTGACCACGGCGGCGATCGTCGGCGCGGTCGGCGCCTACCACCTCCTGCGCGACTGGCAGGCGGCCCGTGCGTCCGTGCGGGCCGCCCCAGGCCCGAACGAGCGGGCGAAGGTCATGTTCTCCATGGCCATGTGGATGCTGGCGGTCGTCGCCCCGGTGCAGATGGTGCTGGGCGACCTGCACGGCAACAACACCTTCCACCACCAGCCGGCCAAGCTGGCCGCGATGGAGGGGCATTTCGAGACGCAGCGCGGCGCGCCCGCCATCCTCTTCGGCATCCCCTCGGCGGAGGAGGAGCGGGTGAAGCTGGAGATCGGCATCCCGAACCTCGCCAGCCTCTACCTCACCCACGAATGGAACGGCGAGGTGCGCGGGCTGAAGGACATCCCGCGCGACCACTGGCCCACCAACATCCCGCTGGTCTTCTTCTCCTTCCGCATCATGGTGGGGATGGGGCTGCTGATGATCGGCCTGGGGCTGGCCGGGCTGCTGCTGCGCGTGCGGGGCCGGCTCTACGACACGCCCTGGCTGCTGCGCGCGGCGATCGCCATGGGGCCGTCGGGCATCGTCGCGGTGACCGCGGGCTGGATCGTGACGGAGGCGGGGCGCCAGCCCTTCACCGTCTACGGCCACCTGCGCACCGCCGACAGCGTGGCGCCGATCGCAGCGCCCGCCGTCGCGGCCTCGCTCGCCGCCTTCGCCGTGGTCTACTTCGTCGTCTTCGGCGCGGGCATCTGGTACCTGTTCAAGCTGTTCGGCAAGACGCCCGAGCCGCACGAGGAGGGGCCGCGGACGGACAAGCCGATCCGCTCGGCGGGCATCACGCCCGCCCCCTCGGCCCAGCACGGCGCCGACACCCGGCCGCAGCCCCAGCCGGCGGAGTAA